In one Heteronotia binoei isolate CCM8104 ecotype False Entrance Well chromosome 1, APGP_CSIRO_Hbin_v1, whole genome shotgun sequence genomic region, the following are encoded:
- the LOC132586874 gene encoding zinc finger protein 397-like — protein sequence MQLHALPIKIQQRHGMRTPGGGTPLPTNHQPELQDDDSGKRRAPLAAGKARQAGADSGESEKEVCLHSRVTQGTFTQLEVTQEQAKEMEEQHPGELRGGTISSRGPHRTQAGSGAAELQENTVPVMSFQVMPISDVHCQRFRQFLYREADGPREVCSQLHRLSNRWLKPERRSKKEILDVVVLERFLAILPLEVQRWVRECGPESSCQAVALAEGFLERPAEQVWGPSVERDAAFPEVEEASLEREQRAQTLEGAQDALSCAEDDQKNEEGDELDQHLPEGVKNEDLRENIRSRGRPKRMKVRHIIEKRDVRWRIVHFPNQRIIKASTSIQCGKYFKSRSEFLVHQRTHRGKKRFGHLQEHRKSHTGEKPFECSECKKRFTHSSILQSHQRTHTGEKPFECSECAKRFSHSGHLQRHQRTHTGEKPFECTECGKRFSQSGDLQRHHRTHTGEKPFECSECGKRFSQSGGLQRHQRTHTGEKPFECSECAKRFSHSGHLQSHQRTHTGEKPFECSECKKRFTHSSILQSHQRTHTGEKPFECSECKKRFTRNSILQRHQRT from the exons ATGCAGCTTCATGCGCTCCCTATCAAAATCCAGCAGCGCCATGGGATGAGGACACCAGGGGGGGGCACTCCACTCCCAACCAATCACCAGCCAGAGCTGCAGGATGACGACAGCGGGAAGCGCCGAGCACCGTTGGCTGCTGGGAAAGCGAGGCAGGCAGGTGCAGACAGCGGTGAATCGGAG AAAGAAGTCTGTCTTCATAGCCGAGTCACTCAAGGTACCTTTACCCAGTTGGAGGTGACCCAAGAGCAGgcgaaggagatggaagagcagcacCCAGGAGAACTTCGAGGTGGCACGATATCGAGCAGAGGCCCCCATCGCACCCAAGCTGGGAGTGGTGCTGCTGAATTACAGGAAAACACTGTGCCAGTTATGTCTTTCCAGGTCATGCCTATCTCAGACGTGCATTGCCAACGCTTCCGGCAGTTCCTCTACCGAGAGGcggatgggccccgagaggtttgcagccagctccatcgaCTCAGCAACcgctggctgaagccagagaggcgcTCCAAAAAGGAGATCCTGGACGTGGTGGTCCTGGAGCGGTTCCTCGCCATCCTGCCCCTGGAAGTGCAACGCTGGGTCAGAGAATGTGGgccagagagcagctgccaggcagTGGCCTTGGCTGAAGGCTTCCTAGAGAGGCcggcagagcag GTGTGGGGACCATCCGTGGAGAGAGACGCAGCATTCCCCGAGGTGGAAGAAGCTTCCCTGGAGCGAGAGCAGAGAGCGCAGACCCtggagggtgcccaagatgccctctcctgtg cagaggatgatcagaagAATGAAGAGGGTGATGAACTTGATCAGCATTTGCCAGAAGGAGTTAAGAATGAAGACTTGAGAGAAAATATCAGGAGTCGAGGCAGACCTAAGAGAATGAAAGTCAGGCATATAATTGAGAAAAGAGATGTAAGATGGCGTATTGTACATTTTCCAAATCAGAGAATAATAAAGGCAAGTACATCCATTCAATGTGGAAAGTATTTCAAAAGTAGATCGGAGttccttgtgcaccaaagaacccacagagGCAAGAAACGCTTTGGCCATCTTCAAGAACATAGAAaaagccacacaggggagaaaccttttgaatgctcagagtgtaaaaAGAGATTCACTCACAGTAGCATTCTTCAAagccatcaaagaacccacacaggggagaaaccttttgaatgctcagagtgtgcaaagagattcagtcacagtggccatcttcaaaggcatcagagaacccacacaggggagaagccttttgaatgcacagagtgtgggaagagattcagtcagagtggcgatcttcaaaggcatcacagaacccacacaggggagaaaccttttgaatgctcagagtgtggaaagagattcagccagagtggcggtcttcaaaggcatcagagaacccacacaggggagaagccttttgaatgctcagagtgtgcaaagagattcagtcacagtggccatcttcaaagccatcagagaacccacacaggggagaaaccttttgaatgctcagaatgtaaAAAGAGATTCACTCACAGTAGCAttcttcaaagccatcagagaacccacacaggggagaaaccttttgaatgctcagagtgtaaaaAGAGATTCACTCGCAATAGcattcttcaaaggcatcagagaacc